A part of Melittangium boletus DSM 14713 genomic DNA contains:
- a CDS encoding response regulator transcription factor, with translation MDLPFETDEGGAGEGRGGTLASTVLVVDDEPVVRDVCARLLARESDLVVSLAEDAEQALEMLRGQRFDVLITDKNLPGMGGVELIAEARALQPSLEAVMITGYSSSESVIAAFAAGASDYILKPFEDLRLVRAKVRAALERRAGRIKGREQARRVAREAAELLQAGGQASAAARQQMEAQLRAYELASRVAPGGQVAVVGSAAALRALLDEGLEAVPLPPDSPALLGAAVVVLETGAPGWWEIAERLQSASSDLVLLAGPNADLADLLDAITLRLELVGFGSSSPRALPERVRTLLMRRNLQRAQSNLASALTAFRESLGSGGR, from the coding sequence ATGGACCTCCCCTTCGAGACGGACGAGGGCGGCGCGGGTGAGGGGCGTGGCGGAACCCTCGCTTCGACCGTGCTGGTCGTGGATGACGAGCCCGTGGTTCGGGACGTGTGTGCGCGGCTGTTGGCGCGTGAGTCGGACCTGGTGGTGAGCCTGGCCGAGGACGCCGAGCAGGCCCTGGAGATGCTGCGCGGGCAGCGCTTCGACGTGCTCATCACCGACAAGAACCTGCCCGGCATGGGCGGTGTGGAGCTGATCGCCGAGGCCCGGGCGCTCCAGCCCTCGTTGGAGGCGGTGATGATCACGGGCTACTCCAGCTCGGAGTCGGTGATCGCCGCCTTCGCCGCGGGGGCGAGCGACTACATCCTCAAGCCCTTCGAGGACTTGCGGCTGGTGCGCGCCAAGGTCCGCGCCGCGCTGGAGCGGCGGGCGGGCCGCATCAAGGGCCGGGAACAGGCACGCCGCGTGGCGCGCGAGGCGGCCGAGTTGCTGCAGGCGGGTGGACAGGCCTCGGCCGCGGCACGCCAGCAGATGGAGGCGCAGCTGCGCGCCTACGAGCTCGCCAGCCGCGTGGCGCCGGGAGGGCAGGTGGCGGTGGTGGGCAGTGCCGCGGCGCTGCGCGCCTTGCTGGACGAGGGCCTGGAGGCGGTCCCCCTTCCTCCGGACTCGCCCGCGCTGCTGGGCGCGGCCGTGGTGGTGCTCGAGACGGGCGCGCCCGGCTGGTGGGAAATCGCCGAGCGCCTGCAGTCGGCGTCCTCGGATCTCGTCCTGCTGGCCGGGCCCAACGCGGACCTGGCGGACCTGCTGGACGCCATCACCCTGCGCCTGGAGTTGGTGGGCTTCGGCTCCTCGTCACCGCGGGCCCTGCCGGAGCGGGTGCGCACGTTGTTGATGCGCCGCAACCTCCAGCGCGCCCAGAGCAACCTGGCCTCGGCCCTGACGGCCTTTCGCGAGAGCCTCGGGAGCGGTGGACGCTGA